A genomic stretch from Spiroplasma endosymbiont of Clivina fossor includes:
- a CDS encoding ABC transporter ATP-binding protein yields MKFSIIIERLIKKYHNFKLNDISLKVSSGKMHAIIGASGSGKTVTIKSLIGGINYDGGKIYINGQDAKKPLAKQTIGYVPEFTKFPRNITTYRFLKSLAKMNGLKNNQIKQRLQSLMEEFNIWEFRNKNMNAFSSGMKKKVMVIQGIIHNPDILILDEPEANLDTTTRKQILGYLRALVNQGKTVLFSTHLLNEVKDVIDECSIIYRGNLLYSGPISGFQLTNSFVIECEDNEAMVIFFKDNDIDYFFREESNDLFFKLKNSLEINKIFLYAIEYNLIIYRIEPYTIDLDFFYNTLTSEKFNL; encoded by the coding sequence ATGAAATTTTCAATTATTATTGAACGATTAATAAAAAAATATCATAATTTTAAACTTAATGATATTTCACTTAAAGTTAGTAGTGGCAAGATGCATGCGATTATTGGTGCTAGTGGTAGTGGAAAAACAGTTACGATTAAATCATTAATTGGCGGTATTAATTATGATGGCGGTAAAATTTATATTAATGGTCAAGATGCTAAAAAACCGTTAGCAAAACAAACTATTGGGTATGTTCCCGAGTTTACTAAATTTCCTCGTAATATTACAACTTATCGGTTTTTAAAATCACTAGCTAAAATGAATGGTTTAAAAAATAATCAGATTAAACAAAGATTACAATCATTAATGGAAGAGTTTAATATTTGAGAATTTCGTAATAAAAATATGAATGCTTTTTCTAGTGGTATGAAAAAGAAAGTGATGGTAATTCAAGGAATTATTCATAATCCAGATATTTTAATTTTAGATGAACCGGAAGCAAATTTAGATACAACAACAAGAAAACAAATTTTAGGTTATTTAAGAGCACTAGTTAATCAAGGTAAGACAGTCCTTTTTTCAACTCATTTATTAAATGAAGTCAAGGATGTTATTGATGAATGTTCAATTATTTATCGGGGTAATTTATTATATAGTGGACCAATTAGTGGTTTTCAATTAACAAATTCATTTGTTATTGAATGTGAGGATAATGAAGCGATGGTGATATTTTTTAAAGATAATGATATTGACTATTTTTTTAGAGAAGAAAGTAATGATCTTTTTTTTAAATTAAAAAATTCATTAGAAATTAATAAGATATTTCTTTATGCTATTGAATATAATCTAATTATTTATCGGATTGAACCATATACGATTGATTTAGATTTCTTTTATAATACTTTAACTAGTGAAAAATTTAATTTGTAA
- a CDS encoding ABC transporter permease, with protein MKILSSNNFLPIFNFALRKILVSLLTLIIEIITLLSLIITTIVLFIQLGNDNDSFLVNFQYTILVFLNLLLFLFIVLNVVRIISEEITDGTFLLLISKPYSRFKILFFKYLSLLFVVFLFIAINLGITILLGYVISTISNKHAQFILLLNMMTKLMLFSLFLSFVVLAGSVLISLIFSSNIVFLILVVFSSMFLLGGLPYSLIKEISKKQTVKIGADNTFDINSIKEIILFNDAVKKPENNQTNIKIRYSKLVTEIFNFYNEYEYEQLTARLTDIDDKRRAMYKKFDLYTDEIKTFTADGSVTRWTGDLTKDLKDKDVKLHIQFKTYFKTLEQLDASNEYQHALIQLINNDLSPRVVKLNKDKNVSLMELDIDKNNSTTSKTYIEVKNKKMSDWSPFTVFRESYNYEFDEKLSEKYNDLFSNKVYFAIQELDNNILVKVRHLKLLANQSLLKEKENWYDYQSLMKTYRIISFLNLFEHWNQMWTTFLGFNDFFFSPTGNSYINFDKQKNYLNSYRDFEIITNNEGQVEVQKINYILNSTAVAIGYGIFAMLLNIGSVLVIKRRDIV; from the coding sequence ATGAAAATTTTATCAAGTAATAATTTTTTACCGATTTTTAATTTTGCTTTAAGAAAAATATTAGTTTCCTTGTTAACATTAATAATTGAAATTATTACTTTGTTAAGTCTTATAATAACAACAATAGTTCTTTTTATTCAATTAGGAAATGATAATGATAGTTTTTTAGTAAATTTTCAATATACTATTTTAGTATTTTTAAATTTATTATTATTTCTTTTTATTGTTTTAAATGTAGTTCGAATTATTAGTGAAGAAATAACTGATGGAACATTTTTGTTATTAATTTCTAAACCTTATTCACGATTTAAAATATTATTTTTTAAATATTTAAGTTTATTATTTGTAGTTTTTTTATTTATTGCGATTAATTTAGGAATAACTATTTTATTAGGTTATGTTATTAGTACTATTAGTAATAAGCACGCCCAGTTTATTTTACTTTTAAATATGATGACAAAATTAATGCTTTTCTCATTATTTCTTAGTTTTGTTGTGTTAGCAGGTTCAGTATTAATATCTTTAATATTTTCATCAAATATTGTTTTTTTAATATTAGTTGTTTTTAGCAGTATGTTTTTATTAGGCGGATTACCATATTCTTTAATTAAAGAAATTAGTAAAAAACAAACAGTTAAAATCGGCGCGGACAACACTTTTGATATTAATAGTATTAAAGAAATAATCTTATTTAATGATGCTGTTAAAAAACCTGAAAATAATCAAACTAATATTAAAATTCGTTACTCTAAATTAGTAACCGAGATTTTTAATTTTTATAATGAATATGAATATGAACAACTTACAGCAAGATTAACAGACATTGATGATAAAAGAAGAGCAATGTATAAAAAATTTGATTTATATACTGATGAAATTAAGACATTTACTGCTGATGGTAGTGTTACACGATGAACAGGAGATCTTACAAAGGACTTAAAAGATAAAGATGTTAAATTGCATATTCAATTCAAAACATATTTTAAAACATTAGAACAATTAGATGCTAGTAATGAATATCAACATGCACTAATACAACTTATTAATAATGATTTATCACCACGAGTTGTTAAACTAAATAAAGATAAAAATGTTTCGTTAATGGAATTAGATATTGACAAAAATAATTCAACTACTAGTAAAACATATATTGAAGTTAAGAACAAAAAAATGTCTGATTGAAGTCCATTTACTGTTTTTAGAGAGAGCTATAATTATGAATTTGATGAAAAATTATCTGAAAAATATAATGATTTGTTTAGTAATAAGGTATATTTTGCAATTCAAGAATTAGATAATAATATTTTAGTTAAAGTTCGTCATTTGAAATTATTAGCTAATCAATCATTATTAAAGGAAAAAGAAAATTGGTATGATTATCAATCATTAATGAAGACATATCGGATTATTAGTTTTCTTAATCTTTTTGAACATTGAAATCAAATGTGAACAACATTTTTAGGATTTAATGATTTCTTTTTTAGTCCCACAGGTAATTCATATATTAATTTTGATAAACAAAAAAATTATTTAAATTCATATCGTGATTTTGAAATTATAACAAATAATGAAGGACAGGTTGAGGTTCAAAAGATTAATTACATTTTAAATTCAACAGCAGTAGCTATTGGTTATGGGATATTTGCAATGCTATTAAATATTGGTTCAGTTTTAGTTATTAAACGCCGTGATATTGTTTAA
- a CDS encoding transposase family protein — MLFSGKKRQHSLKSQIIIDLFNNKIISVDFCYGSTHDYKLFLKSNTLINPKLELIADSGYQGLQNVHKNTLLPIKKSKNNPLNPDKKEYNSFLSKVRIVIEHVFARLKRFKILVYRYRNKIRRFGLRFNLISGIYNFELS, encoded by the coding sequence TTATTATTTTCTGGTAAAAAAAGGCAACATTCATTAAAATCGCAAATAATTATTGATTTATTTAACAATAAAATTATTTCAGTAGATTTTTGTTATGGCAGTACTCATGATTATAAGTTATTTTTAAAATCAAATACACTTATAAATCCAAAATTAGAATTAATTGCCGATTCAGGATATCAAGGTTTGCAAAATGTTCATAAAAATACATTATTGCCAATTAAAAAAAGTAAAAATAATCCTTTAAATCCAGATAAAAAGGAATATAATAGCTTTTTAAGTAAAGTTAGAATTGTCATTGAACATGTTTTTGCTAGATTAAAAAGATTTAAAATACTAGTTTATCGTTATCGCAATAAGATTAGAAGATTTGGATTACGATTTAACTTAATTTCAGGAATATATAATTTTGAATTAAGCTAG
- a CDS encoding transposase family protein, which translates to MLDKYKDENEFYSLIGIKYKTFMKMVEILKEGEAKQKQIGGRPNKLSIEQRLLMTLEYWKEYSTYRIIAKKYNISHVSCIRNIFWVENTLIKNSHFHIPGKKILLENKGTTNNLLAIDATEIPIERIKKN; encoded by the coding sequence ATGTTAGATAAATACAAAGACGAAAACGAATTTTATAGTTTAATAGGCATAAAATATAAAACTTTCATGAAAATGGTAGAAATTTTAAAAGAAGGTGAAGCTAAACAAAAACAAATTGGTGGTAGACCAAATAAATTATCAATAGAGCAAAGATTACTTATGACTTTAGAATACTGAAAAGAATATAGTACATATCGTATTATTGCAAAAAAATATAATATTAGTCATGTTAGTTGTATTCGTAATATCTTTTGAGTTGAAAATACTCTAATAAAAAATAGTCACTTTCATATACCTGGCAAAAAGATATTATTAGAAAATAAGGGTACTACTAATAATTTATTAGCAATTGATGCTACAGAAATTCCAATTGAAAGAATTAAAAAAAACTAA
- a CDS encoding transposase family protein: MKFKKNNQISDKNFLRLTGIKHTTFNKMLEILKIEELKKRFRRGRTNKLSLENRILMTLEYWREYRTYFHIAKSYDISESSCYRNIKWIEDTLIKHPNFQQLTGQKSLLKDYFKDKTVIIDVTESQIQRPKKDKNSTTQEKRKNTQ; encoded by the coding sequence ATGAAATTTAAAAAAAATAATCAAATAAGTGATAAAAATTTTTTAAGATTAACTGGTATTAAACATACTACTTTTAATAAAATGCTAGAAATTTTAAAAATAGAAGAATTAAAAAAGAGATTTCGTCGCGGAAGAACCAATAAATTATCATTAGAAAATCGTATTTTAATGACTTTAGAATATTGAAGAGAATATAGAACTTATTTTCATATTGCAAAAAGTTATGATATTAGTGAAAGTAGTTGTTATAGAAATATCAAATGAATTGAAGACACTTTAATAAAACACCCTAATTTTCAACAACTTACTGGTCAAAAATCACTATTAAAAGATTATTTCAAAGATAAGACTGTTATAATTGATGTAACTGAAAGCCAAATCCAACGCCCAAAAAAAGACAAAAACAGCACTACTCAGGAAAAAAGAAAAAACACACAATAA
- a CDS encoding transposase family protein gives MKTQVIIEKDSKKIISSDFSYGKNHDFKILKDSKIKFLPETTVLVDLGYQGIQKINHNVLIPKRKSKKNPLNKEEKQNNERISKMRIVIENVFAILKKFKIISEKYRNRRKRFALRFNLIASIYNLQLLV, from the coding sequence ATAAAAACACAAGTTATAATTGAAAAAGATAGTAAAAAAATTATTAGTTCTGATTTTTCTTATGGTAAAAACCATGACTTTAAAATTTTAAAAGATTCAAAAATTAAATTTTTACCAGAAACAACTGTTTTAGTGGATTTAGGTTATCAAGGCATACAAAAAATTAATCATAATGTTTTAATTCCTAAAAGAAAATCAAAGAAAAACCCTTTAAATAAAGAAGAAAAGCAAAATAATGAGCGAATTTCAAAAATGAGAATTGTTATTGAAAATGTTTTTGCTATACTTAAAAAATTTAAAATTATTAGTGAAAAATATCGAAATCGTAGAAAAAGATTTGCTTTAAGATTTAATTTAATAGCTTCAATTTATAATTTACAACTATTAGTTTAA